A portion of the Zymoseptoria tritici IPO323 chromosome 8, whole genome shotgun sequence genome contains these proteins:
- a CDS encoding major facilitator superfamily MFS_1 protein (Major facilitator superfamily MFS_1 protein) produces the protein KLLFTSFLVAVSFSITQVPIIHVFGLMTCDEYYRTYPKLDPGPVAGRCRHPSIEASTARSVAFLGATTTIFGVLNLFYTGWAMKKWGVKTALLTSVCWPALRLVVQNVGVRVGYGLGILIIQASQVITIVGGPAGYILALNSFATEAVEARERTATLGRLNGCAFFGTALGYLVGGMLSDYFGLPAPFEVTLVLFVLSCIYVALALPSVPLHLTPESEKKAQSLASFFEPLKMFIPRKWELQDGRLQTEYGILLLGVGASMALLATGYIPVLLQMYATDVLDFGATENGWLISLNSLVRAVFLTFAFPIIISKGRAWLDRRQEAKDKTSREESASHDSTTRAEDPEIGAMGDETEPTEPVKPGPHEEASYKFDLQYTRWSILLDGILTAVATFTTQKWHMYLVAVLLPLAAGTGSAAKGTILQMCAPSERADALSAISLVEMVGRLSAVGVFGLIFSAFAEIGKPQLTFLANGAVAVMAFVVLCLTRFPPKGARRV, from the coding sequence AAGTTGCTGTTCACATCATTTCTGGTGGCAGTCTCCTTCAGTATCACTCAGGTTCCAATAATCCATGTCTTCGGACTCATGACCTGCGATGAATACTATCGAACATATCCCAAGCTGGATCCTGGCCCAGTCGCAGGACGTTGCAGACATCCATCTATCGAAGCGAGTACAGCACGATCCGTCGCATTCTTAGGTGCAACCACGACGATTTTCGGGGTATTGAATTTGTTCTATACCGGCTGGGCGATGAAGAAGTGGGGAGTCAAGACGGCGCTGTTGACATCTGTCTGCTGGCCGGCCCTCAGATTAGTTGTGCAGAACGTCGGCGTTCGCGTTGGATATGGGCTTGGGATTCTCATTATCCAGGCTTCGCAGGTCATCACCATTGTCGGAGGACCGGCGGGCTACATTCTTGCGCTGAATTCATTTGCTACGGAGGCCGTGGAAGCTCGCGAGAGGACTGCCACGCTTGGAAGACTCAACGGATGTGCATTTTTCGGGACCGCTCTTGGCTACCTTGTCGGCGGCATGCTGAGTGATTATTTTGGATTGCCAGCTCCGTTTGAGGTCACCCTTGTGCTGTTCGTCCTATCGTGCATTTACGTCGCCCTCGCTCTCCCGTCAgttcctctccacctcactcCGGAAAGCGAGAAGAAAGCACAGTCTTTGGCATCGTTCTTTGAGCCGCTAAAAATGTTCATCCCTCGGAAATGGGAGCTTCAAGATGGTCGACTTCAAACAGAGTACGGCATCCTTCTCCTTGGTGTGGGCGCATCCATGGCCCTCCTCGCAACAGGGTACATTCCAGTCTTGCTTCAAATGTATGCCACGGATGTGCTAGACTTTGGCGCCACGGAGAACGGGTGGCTCATCTCGCTGAACTCGCTTGTCCGCGCTGTGTTCCTCACATTCGCGTTTCCAATCATCATCTCCAAGGGACGAGCGTGGCTCGATCGCCGTCAGGAGGCTAAAGACAAGACGAGTCGCGAAGAATCCGCCAGTCATGACTCAACTACTCGAGCTGAGGACCCTGAAATCGGAGCAATGGGTGATGAGACCGAACCTACAGAACCAGTCAAACCTGGCCCTCATGAAGAGGCATCCTACAAATTCGATCTGCAATACACAAGATGGTCCATTCTTTTGGACGGAATTCTCACCGCCGTGGCGACCTTTACAACCCAAAAATGGCACATGTACCTTGTTGCTGTTCTGCTCCCGCTCGCTGCAGGTACTGGTTCCGCGGCCAAGGGCACAATTCTTCAAATGTGCGCGCCGTCGGAAAGGGCGGATGCGCTGAGTGCAATCAGTCTGGTGGAGATGGTTGGGCGGTTATCGGCCGTGGGCGTATTTGGATTGATATTTTCGGCGTTCGCGGAGATTGGGAAGCCGCAACTGACATTCCTTGCCAATGGTGCTGTCGCCGTGATGGCGTTTGTTGTGCTTTGCTTGACCAGATTTCCGCCAAAAGGGGCCCGGAGGGTC